The following is a genomic window from Chitinophaga caseinilytica.
CGCCATGGCCGATTTCCTGCCCGCCGCCAACGCGGAAATAGCGCGGGTACAGGCTTCTACCGGACTAGTGCCGGCCGTTTCCGGCGAAAACGTCATCCATTATTCCTCCATCCCCTGGATCAATTTTACCGGTATTTCCCACGCGCGCAGTTTTTCCTTCCCCGATTCCTGCCCGAAGATCTCTTTCGGCAAAATGACGGAAAAGGCCGGCCGGCGGGTGATGCCAACGTCCGTTCACGTACATCACGCGTTGATGGACGGTTTCCACGTGGCCCAATACCTGGACCGTTTCCAGGTGCTGCTGAACGCATAGCGCATTCAATCCGCCCATAAAAAAAGCCTGTCCACAAAGACAGGCTTTTTGATTTCCACATAAGCATATTTAAATTTTGCCGAAGATTTTTTCGTTGGCGATGTTGATTTCGTCCCCGGAAATGGTATGTCCCATGTTCGGGTATATTTTGACGGTGATGCCGGCATTGAGGTCTTGATAAACGTTTTCGGTTTCGCGCACGCGTTTCACGGGAACGTGCATATCGGGATCGCTGCTACCGATGAAAACCGGTGTCCCGGCAAAATCTCCCGAATAATTGGAGCGGTGCACATGATCGCCGATGAGCCCGCCGGTAAACGCCGCGATGCCGCCGTACTTCACCGCGTGGCGCGCCGCGAATTCGAGCGTGAGGCAGGCGCCTTGCGAGAAGCCCGTAAAATAGATGCCGCTGTGCGGAATGCCGGTGTCCAGGATATCTTGCACCGTGGCGGAAAGCACGTCTATGGCGGAGGAGAGCCAGGGCTCATTGTCTTCCTGCGGCATGAGGAACGAATGCGGGTACCATGAATTCCCGTTGGCCTGCGGCGCCAGCAGCGCGTAATCTCCCACGGCCAGCAGGGGCGCCAGTGTGAGGATGTCATCGGCCGAGCCGCCGCGCCCGTGAACCAGGACCAGCGCCCGCGATGCCTGTTTGAGCGGGGTCCCTGATGTGATGATTCGCTTGGTGTGCATAGCAAGATCGGTTTAGCGGAATTTATCGGGGTTGACGGAAACTTCGGGCAGCGACGCAAGGAGCTCCGCGCGCATGGGCTCGTATTGCGGCGGCAGTTTGAGCGCCTCGCCGAGGTGCGCTGGCGGTTCGTCGATCGCGAAGCCCGGTCCGGACGTAGCGATCTCGAACAGTACGCCGCCCGGTTCGCGGAAATATATCGAAGTGAAATAGTTGCGGTCGAGGATGGGCGTGGGATTGAAGGATCGTTCCATGAGCTTCGTGCGAACGGCCATTTGCGCCTCCCTGTCGGGCGTTGCGAAAGCGATGTGGTGCACGGTGCCGCCGCCGCTGAGGGCGCGCAGGCTATCGGGCGTACAAAGCACGTCTACGTAGCTCCCCGGCACGTCGCTGGCTGCGAAGCGGAAGCGGTTTTCGTGTTCGGAGATGAGCGTATGGTTGAGGAGGCCCGTGAGCAAATCTGCCGTTTTCTCGTAGCCTTCTTCCCAGATTTCAGCGGAAAAGAAGCCCCGGACCGAGTGTTCCAGGGGGATGTGGCCGTAGGAGAACGGCGGACGGGGATCGGCGTCATTGAAAACGAGCTCGAGGCCGAGGCCGTCGTGGTCTTCGAAATAGATGAAGGTTTCGCCGAAGCGTTCCTGCGGCGGTTTGGCGTTTACGTTAAAGCGTTTGAGGCGTTGCTGCCAGTAGTCCAGCGACGCGGTGGGAACGGAAAAAGTGGTGGTATTGAGCATTCCCTTTCCTCTTCTGCCTTTAGCGATGCCGGCGAAGGGAAAGAAGGTGAGGATGCTGCCGGGGGCGCCGGCTTCGTCGCCGTAATAGAAGTGATACACGTCTGGAGCATCGAAATTCACTGTTTTTTTCACGAGTCGGAGGCCAAGGATGCCGCAATAGAAATCGATGTTGCGTTGTGAGCTGTCGCACATGGCGGTGATGTGATGGATGCCGGTGACGAGTTGTTGCATGACAATGGTTTTGAGCCTCAAATGTAGTGTAGCCTGTGGCCCTTGGCGATGTATGGATCGTGGGATGTGGTGGTTCCATTTTTCCTGGTGCCGGGGGCTTGGGCTGGTATATGGTTAACACGGGGATGGGGGATTTGTTGAAGGAAGGATGGTGTTAAGGGTTGGTGAGGGTAAAAATTTTGTTTAAGTTCTGCTTAAACAAACCATGCCCGCTACCTTATCTTTAGGGAATGGAAACGGCCCACAACATCCGGCGAGCCGCCGACGGCGCCCTGCTCGCCAGCCTCCGCGAAATCGACGGAACGGCCGACTGGCATCGCGCCCCGCTTTACGCGGTGGTCCACCTGCGGACCGGTTCGGCCGTCTGTGAAACCGGAAATGCCCGGTTCACGCTGCATGCCCCTGTCCTCCTCTTCTTCACGCCCTACCAGGAATACACTTTCCATGGAGAATTTTCCGGCAGCCATCTCAGTTTCCACGGCGATTTCTATTGTATCGAGAAACACCGGCACGAAGTAGCCTGCAACGGCGTCCTTTTCAACAACATTTATACGCCGCCGTTCGTTCCGCTAGACGGTGAACAGGCCGCTTCGGCCGACAATTATCTCCGCCTGCTCCGCGATGCCATGGCTGGCACCGACGATCTCGCGCGGGAAGATCTCGTCATCGCCCATCTGAAAATCCTCCTCATTATCGCCACCCGCGTCAAAAGCCGCCAGATCGAGGAAACCCTCACACAACTCCCGCCAGACGCCGGCCCCCGGCTGCAACAGTTCCATCAGCTGCTCGAAGCGCATTTCACCCAATGGAAAAAACCGGCGGATTATGCCGCAGCGATGCACATCACCGGCAAAGCCCTTTCCCGCCTCACCGCAAAATACCTTTCCAAAACCCCGTCGGACCTCATCGCCGAGCGCGTGGTGCAGGAAGCCAAGCGGGCGCTGCATTTCTCGCACCAGCGCGTGAATGAGATCGCCACGGCACTGGGGTACAACGATCCCCTGTACCTGAGCCGCCTCTTCCGCAAGCAGACGGGTGTTTCGCCGCGGGAATTCCGGCAGCAGGTGGGTGTTTCGATCCTTGTCTGATCCGTCCATGTTTTGGCGACTTCCCGCTATTTTTGCAGGGAGGCAACAGCCGTACCTTCGGTACATGAAATCCGTTACTTCTTTTCTCGCCTTCGCCGCCCGCCTGGACAAAATCGGCGTCCGTATGTTGCGTATAGCTGTTTCCGTTATATTGATCTGGATCGGCGCGTTGAAATTCGTGCCGTATGAAGCGGAGGGCATCACGCCCTTTGTGGCCAACAGTCCGTTTATGCGCTTTTTCTATCAACATCCCGATGAATACGGGCAGCACCGCAATAAGGAAGGGGAAGTTCACCCGGCGAACATCGCGTGGCACGAGGCGAACAATACTTACGGTTATGCTTATGGATTAGGGATACTGCTGGTGGCCATGGGTGTGCTGCTGCTTCTGGACCGGGCGCATCCGTTGTTCGGGACGGCAGGCGCACTGCTCACCATCATCATGGGCGTGGGTACACTGTCGTTTCTCGTGACGACGCCCGAGACCTGGGTCCCCGATCTCAGCGGTGCCCATCATGGGTTTCCGTACCTTTCTGCGGCGGGGAGGCTGGTGCTGAAGGATCTTATTATGCTCGCGGGGGCCGTGGTTTTGCTGGCAGATTCCGCGAAGGCGGCGCTTTTGCGACAGCGCAACAGGTAGCTGGGTCAGTCAAACTCAAACTGTATGTTGGGAATGGAATCCATATGATTCAGCATCAGGTATGGTTACATTTTGCGAATAGCTGCCTTCCTTTAGCGCATAATTCTCCTACAATTCCGCCTGGTAATATTTGTTTGATGGGGAAAAATGGAGAAATATTGCTGACTTTTAAAAAAACAGCATTGGTCTTCGAATTCAACCAAGAAAGAATAATCAAGATATGAAACGGGTTGAGAAGCAAGCCAGAAGACATAAAAAAAGCCGCTGAAACAGCGGCTTTTTTTGTTGCCCAACATGGATTCGAACCACGACACTCAGAACCAGAACCTGATGTACTACCCTTATACTATTGGGCAAGAATTCTCTGAAAGAGGGTGCAATATTACAAAACATTTCGGTAATCTCCAAAATTTTAGTCGCAAGTTTCTTTTCGGGCGAACCCTCCGCCCCGGGGAATTGTTGTAATTCGCAAAGTCTCCGCATGCTGCCGACCCACCGCTCCTCTTCCCGGAATACCGTGGAATCCGT
Proteins encoded in this region:
- a CDS encoding ring-cleaving dioxygenase; protein product: MQQLVTGIHHITAMCDSSQRNIDFYCGILGLRLVKKTVNFDAPDVYHFYYGDEAGAPGSILTFFPFAGIAKGRRGKGMLNTTTFSVPTASLDYWQQRLKRFNVNAKPPQERFGETFIYFEDHDGLGLELVFNDADPRPPFSYGHIPLEHSVRGFFSAEIWEEGYEKTADLLTGLLNHTLISEHENRFRFAASDVPGSYVDVLCTPDSLRALSGGGTVHHIAFATPDREAQMAVRTKLMERSFNPTPILDRNYFTSIYFREPGGVLFEIATSGPGFAIDEPPAHLGEALKLPPQYEPMRAELLASLPEVSVNPDKFR
- a CDS encoding CatA-like O-acetyltransferase, coding for MKKQLDIATWARKDQFAFFRRFEEPFFGVTVEVDCTAAYNKAKAGGHSFFLEYLHCSLVAANETEPFRYRISGDDVWIFGQVNASPTINRPDGTFGFAYMDFRPAMADFLPAANAEIARVQASTGLVPAVSGENVIHYSSIPWINFTGISHARSFSFPDSCPKISFGKMTEKAGRRVMPTSVHVHHALMDGFHVAQYLDRFQVLLNA
- a CDS encoding DUF417 family protein, whose translation is MLRIAVSVILIWIGALKFVPYEAEGITPFVANSPFMRFFYQHPDEYGQHRNKEGEVHPANIAWHEANNTYGYAYGLGILLVAMGVLLLLDRAHPLFGTAGALLTIIMGVGTLSFLVTTPETWVPDLSGAHHGFPYLSAAGRLVLKDLIMLAGAVVLLADSAKAALLRQRNR
- a CDS encoding AraC family transcriptional regulator; this translates as METAHNIRRAADGALLASLREIDGTADWHRAPLYAVVHLRTGSAVCETGNARFTLHAPVLLFFTPYQEYTFHGEFSGSHLSFHGDFYCIEKHRHEVACNGVLFNNIYTPPFVPLDGEQAASADNYLRLLRDAMAGTDDLAREDLVIAHLKILLIIATRVKSRQIEETLTQLPPDAGPRLQQFHQLLEAHFTQWKKPADYAAAMHITGKALSRLTAKYLSKTPSDLIAERVVQEAKRALHFSHQRVNEIATALGYNDPLYLSRLFRKQTGVSPREFRQQVGVSILV
- a CDS encoding alpha/beta hydrolase, which translates into the protein MHTKRIITSGTPLKQASRALVLVHGRGGSADDILTLAPLLAVGDYALLAPQANGNSWYPHSFLMPQEDNEPWLSSAIDVLSATVQDILDTGIPHSGIYFTGFSQGACLTLEFAARHAVKYGGIAAFTGGLIGDHVHRSNYSGDFAGTPVFIGSSDPDMHVPVKRVRETENVYQDLNAGITVKIYPNMGHTISGDEINIANEKIFGKI